The DNA region TGTCCCAGACCATCTGGGCCTCGCAGAAGAAACGAAAAGACCTGGCATCGTTTTGAAAGCGGTCGCCATGGACTCTTCTTATGAAATCCATATATGCTGCGTCAATGTCACAGGTTATGCCGGGAGGCAGTTGTTTCATCTCTTCGACAGTGAGAGAGGAGAATCCCTCACGGGAGACCTTTCGGGAAATTTCATTCGGAACGTTCAGCCCGATCATCGGGATCCCCCTGTCCTTTGCAAAGAGAAAAATCGTTTTATACCACGGCCAGGGAGCGCCCCAGTTTTCATAATAAAGCCGCAAGAAACTACTCATTTCAAGCTTACCCGCGGTCCAGAGATCGAGTTCCTTCTGACTGTCCGCGCGGAACATCTCGAGTCCGAGCGCGAGGGGAACTCTCGCTTCATCAAGTGATTTTATGACATCAAACTGGGCGAGGTGGTGTTTTTCGTTGTCATGAGATTCCCCCACAAAGATTATGCCGCTCAATTTGATATCATCAATCATCTGATTGAAGGAAATAATCTTGCTGTCACTCACCCGTAACACGCGTTCGTATGCCGCGCTGTCTCCCGTCCGGAAAACGGATAGGAGCGCCAGAAGGAAGAACAAGAATATGGTATACGTTTTCATCATTTTGCCTTCACGTTTTTCTCTGGTGTGTAATAGGTTTTCTTCCCCCGCAGGTATTCCTGTTCAACGTGACCGCCGTAATCATGGGGATATTTATATCTCTCACCATGCCCCAATTTCTTGGCGCCTGGATAGTGGCTGTCCTTCAGATGGTCGGGAACCTCCATGGTCTGCTCATGTTTTATGTCTTCCAGCGCCGTCTCAATTGCACGGTACGACGCATTGCTTTTGGGTGCGGTGCAGATATAGACCGTTGCCTGTGCTAGGGGGATCCTCGCCTCGGGCATGCCGATGAACTCCACTGCCCGGAGCGTTGCTGTGGCGACGAGGAGGGCCATAGGGTCTGCCATCCCGACATCTTCGGAGGCGCATATCACGATCCGGCGCGCGATAAATCGCGGGTCCTCTCCGGCATAGAGCATCTTCGCGAGGTAGTAAATCGCAGCGTCGGCGTCCGACCCACGCATGCTCTTGATAAAGGCAGAAACGGTATCGTAATGCTGATCCCCTTTCTTGTCATACACAACCATCTTCTTCTGAATCGATTCTTCCGCGATCTCCATTGTTATTCGGATGATCCCTTTTTCATCAGGAGAGGTCGTGAGGGCTGCGATCTCGAGCGCCGACAGCGCCTTCCTTGCGTCTCCATCGGACATCTTCGCGATATGCCTCAAGGCGTCTTCGTCTACGGCCATCTTGAGATTGCCGAGACCCCGCTCGCTGTCCCGAAGGGCGCGGCGGAGAATTTCCGAGATAGCCTCCTCTGCGAGCGGTTTCAACTCGAATATCTGGCTCCTCGAAAGGAGCGCGCTGTTCACATAGAAGAAGGGGTTTTCTACGGTCGCCGCTATCAGGGTGATGTTGCCTTCTTCGACGTCGGGCAGAAGGGCGTCCTGCTGGAGTTTGTTGAACCTGTGAATTTCATCCAGAAAGAGGATGGTGCGGATCCCTCTCCCCTTCTGCGCCCGCGCGTTCTGAATGACTTTTCTGAGGTCGTCGAGACCCGCCGTTGCGGCATTGAGCCATTCGAAGCGGGCATCTGTCTTTGCCGCGATAATTCTCGCTATAGCGGTCTTTCCCGTGCCCGGCGGACCGTAGAGAATCAAGGAGGTTATCCTGTCGGAATCGATCGCCCTCCTGAGAAGTTTCCCCTCACCGAGGATATGCTCCTGTCCGAAATACTCTTCGAGGTT from Thermodesulfovibrionales bacterium includes:
- a CDS encoding ChaN family lipoprotein, whose protein sequence is MMKTYTIFLFFLLALLSVFRTGDSAAYERVLRVSDSKIISFNQMIDDIKLSGIIFVGESHDNEKHHLAQFDVIKSLDEARVPLALGLEMFRADSQKELDLWTAGKLEMSSFLRLYYENWGAPWPWYKTIFLFAKDRGIPMIGLNVPNEISRKVSREGFSSLTVEEMKQLPPGITCDIDAAYMDFIRRVHGDRFQNDARSFRFFCEAQMVWDKTMAWHLVEFLKKNPLRTMVVLAGVGHSWKRGIPEQIRRQSILRYTVILPEMPGHIGIDTATTDDADYILLDGKAPGR
- a CDS encoding replication-associated recombination protein A gives rise to the protein MSQPLAFRMSPRNLEEYFGQEHILGEGKLLRRAIDSDRITSLILYGPPGTGKTAIARIIAAKTDARFEWLNAATAGLDDLRKVIQNARAQKGRGIRTILFLDEIHRFNKLQQDALLPDVEEGNITLIAATVENPFFYVNSALLSRSQIFELKPLAEEAISEILRRALRDSERGLGNLKMAVDEDALRHIAKMSDGDARKALSALEIAALTTSPDEKGIIRITMEIAEESIQKKMVVYDKKGDQHYDTVSAFIKSMRGSDADAAIYYLAKMLYAGEDPRFIARRIVICASEDVGMADPMALLVATATLRAVEFIGMPEARIPLAQATVYICTAPKSNASYRAIETALEDIKHEQTMEVPDHLKDSHYPGAKKLGHGERYKYPHDYGGHVEQEYLRGKKTYYTPEKNVKAK